In a genomic window of Erinaceus europaeus chromosome 12, mEriEur2.1, whole genome shotgun sequence:
- the LOC103120623 gene encoding keratin-associated protein 4-7-like, with the protein MVNSCCGSVCSEQGCCQPSCCQPSCCQPSCCQTTCCRTTCCRPSCCVSSCCRPQCCQSVCCQPCCRPSCCISSCCHPSCCGSSCCQPCCQPCCQPCCRPSCCISSCCRPSGCGSSCCQPCCRPSCCISSCCRPSGCGSSCCGSSCCQPCCRPCCRPCCCLRPVCGQVSCHSTCYRPTCVISTCPRPMCCAIPCC; encoded by the coding sequence ATGGTCAACTCCTGTTGTGGCTCTGTCTGCTCTGAGCAGGGTTGCTGCCAGCCCAGCTGCTGCCAGCCCAGCTGCTGCCAGCCCAGCTGCTGCCAAACCACCTGCTGCAGAACCACCTGCTGCCGCCCCAGCTGCTGTGTGTCCAGCTGCTGCAGACCCCAGTGCTGTCAGTCAGTGTGCTGCCAGCCTTGCTGCCGCCCCTCCTGCTGCATCTCTAGCTGCTGTCATCCCTCTTGCTGTGGCTCCAGCTGCTGCCAGCCCTGCTGCCAGCCCTGCTGCCAGCCTTGCTGCCGCCCCTCTTGTTGCATCTCTAGCTGCTGTCGTCCCTCTGGCTGTGGCTCCAGCTGCTGCCAGCCCTGCTGCCGCCCCTCCTGCTGCATCTCTAGCTGCTGTCGTCCCTCTGGCTGTGGCTCCAGCTGCTGTGGCTCCAGCTGCTGCCAGCCTTGCTGCCGGCCCTGCTGCCGGCCCTGCTGCTGCCTGCGCCCAGTGTGTGGCCAGGTCTCCTGCCACTCCACTTGCTACCGCCCCACCTGTGTCATTTCCACCTGCCCCCGTCCCATGTGTTGTGCCATCCCATGCTGCTGA